The Vulcanimicrobium alpinum sequence CGACATCGGTCTCGGCGGCCTTGCGATGTTCTCCGCCGCCGAACTCGCGGCCGGCCAGGCGCTGCGGCTCGAACTCGAACTGCGCGGCGATCCGCGCCCGCCGCTCCGCCTCACCGGCGATGTGCGCTGGTGCCGCTTCGACCCGCTGCTCGGCACGCACCGCATCGGCGTCGAATTCACCGACCGCACTCCGGAACAGGAGTCCCAGCTGCTGGGCTACATCGACATGATGTACAAACTCCGCGACCTCGGCGTGCTGTAGTCACGCTGAGCTCGTCGAAGCGTGCGATTCGGGCTGCGCTTCGACAGGCTCAGCGCGACATCGTTACTGCGAGCTGAAGGTGACGACGAAGATGTAGTCGGCGGCGATCTTCTTGCAGTCGCGAATCTCGGTGTGGAACGTCGACTGGCGCGCGGCGGAGAGAGCAGCCTGGTTGAGCAGGGCGCTCGGTGAACTGCGCACGCTGGCATTGGTTACCTTGTCGTTCTCGTTGAGCGAGACGACGACTTGCACGTCGCCCTGCACGCCCTGCTGCTGCGCCATCGCCGGCATGTCGGGTTCGACCGCGTGGTCGGTTCCCGCCGGGACGTTCGGCCGCGCGCAGGCGAGCGGGGTCGGCGTAGGCCTCGGCGTCGCCGTCGCAGGCGCGGGCGTTGCGGGCGGCGCCGTCGACGGCGCGGCAGTCCCTTGACCCTGCGGGATCCCCTGCGTGTTGCCGGTCGTGTATTTGTTGGTCGTTTCGGTCGGACCGGTGTTCGACTTGGTCTCGGTCTTTTGCGTGTTAATCTTGATCTTCGGCTGCTGCGGGGCCGGCGTCTGCTTGGGCGGCGGCGTCGACTTCGGCGGCGGCGTCGGCGGAAGCGTCGGCTTGGGCGTCGGCGTCGGCGGCGGGGTCGGCGGCGGCGTCGGAACGCGCACGACCGTCACTTTCTGCGGCTGCTCTTCTTCCGTCTGCGTCCGCTGGAACTTGATGAACGGACCGACGAGCAGATGCAGCACGATCGAGATCAGGAAGCCGTAGGCAAGGAAATTCTTCGCCCGCTCGGCGGTGACCACCGGAGGCTTGGGGGCATTGTTGCTCGCCATCTCAGCCTCCCGTCTGTCCTTCGGGCAGCCCTTCGATGTGGTTGGCCAGGCCGAAGGTCGTCAGGTTTGCCGATTTGGCCGCGTCCATCACGCGCAAGATCGTCCCGAAGCTCGCTTTCGGATCGGCTTTGATGATCACGGTCTTCAAGCCGGAGCCCGTCGATTTGACGAGCTGCGCGAACTGCTGTTTCGCTTCCGTCTCGTTGACGACGCTGGAACCGATCTGCACGCGGTTCTTCTCGTCGACGAGCACGACGATCTGCGACGGATGAACTTTTGTCTTGTTCTTCGCGTCGGGCAGCTTCGGCTCTTTGATGACCGAGGCGAGGATGATGAAGATGATCAGGAGGACCAACAGCACGTCCGTGAACGGCGTGATGTTGATCGTCGACATCACTTCTTCTTCGCCTTGTCCGGTGGTGACGGCCACGTGGGGGATTTCCTTCTCTCTCTGCGTCGTTACGAGGTGACGAAACCGACGTCTTCGAGCCCGGCGATCTTCGCCGCATCAAGGATGCGAATGATCGTCCCGTAGGGTGCTTTGACATCGGCCGTGAGCGAGACGTGCTTGTTGCCCTTGCGATGCTGCACGTCCGACATGTCGGCGTAGATGTGCTGCACGTCGGTACGCTTGCCGTCGATGTAAATGACGCCCGTCTCGTTGACGAGGACCTCGATGTCGTCGGTCTTCTTCTGCTGCTGCTGCGGGGTGTTGTCGTTCTTGTCGGGCAGCTGCTTCTCGAAGCCGGGCGGCGCGGAGAGCGCCGCGAGGATCATGAAGATGATGAGGAGCACCAGCAGCACGTCGGTGAAGGGCGTGATGTTGATCTCGGCCATGACTTCGTCGTCTTGCGACGCAGAGACCATGCTCATGAGTCGAGTCCTCGGACCGGGAGGTTCAACGGCCTACTTGGCCGGCTGATAGAGATCCGTGGGGATCGCCGCACCGGTGTTGTGGAAGTGGAGCATCTCGGCGAGCTGGTTGCTCGCGACGATCATCTCCTGGTTGTACGCCTTGATGCGCGTCTTGAAGTAGTTGAAGAAGATCACGGAGACGACGGCGACGAACAGGCCGGCCGCGGTCGTGATCAGCGCTTCCGAGACGCCCGCCGCAACGACCGCCGGGGTCGAGTTGCCTTTGAGCGCGATGTCCTGGAAGGCGCGGATGATGCCGAGCACCGTCCCGAACAGACCGACGAACGGCGCGATGACGGCGATGGTGCCGATGACGCCGAGGTTGCGCTCGAGCGAGTTCAGGTTCTCCATCAGCGCGATCGAGAGCGCATCGGTGATGTCGGCGCGATTTTTTTCACCGCGCTGGAGTCCAAACTCCAGGATCTTCGGGAGCATGCCCTTGTTCTGGCGGCAGATCGTGATGGCGCCGGGGAGATCGTCGGCGGCGATACGATCGCCGATCGCCTTGAGCAGGCCCTTCGAGTCGGAGTGCTGGCTCGAGAAGAACAGCAGCCGCTCGATCACGATGGCGACCGCGACGATCGAGAGCACGAGCAGCGCGTACATCGCGAAGCCGCCCTGGTTGATCGTGGTGAGAAATCCGCTGAAAATATCCACGAGGTCGAGTGAAGCCTCCGAGTCGAGGGTGAAGCTCCGGAGCCGTTCCGGGTGAGGAAACGCGCTCCGGGCAAGCGGCGCCCGGGCCGCGGCTGCCCGGCAGAGGCGCCGGGCAAAACGAAAGACGGCGGGATGGCGCTCCCGGCGCGGCCCTACCTGTTGGCGGTCTCGGCGAGCATTCCTACTCCCGCGGCGAGAGCCGTCACTTGGCGGCGCCCAGCTTCTTCAGCGCGGTGTCGATGTCGGCGTTGAACTGCGTGTCGGACGCCGGGGCGTTCGCCTTCGCCTTCTGCAGGTACGCGATCGCGTTCTTCGTGTCGCTCTGATTCGCCAGCGCGATCCCCGCCACGTAGTTGGCGTGCGGGTCGGACGCGTTGATCGCGAGCGCCTTGTCGGCCTCGGCTTTCACCGCTTTCCAGTCCGGCTTGTCGCCTTGCGCGAGCAGATTCGCGGCCTGAACGTAGAGGACCGGCGCCTGCGAAGGCGTCGACTGCGCCGCTTTTTCGAGCATCGCGACGGCATCGGCTTTGCGTCCGGCCTTCACCGCCGCGACGGCCTGCTGGTTATAGTACGATGCGATCGCGTCGTCGACGCGCGTGTTCGAGGGGTCGCGGCGCTTGAGCTCCTGCGCCAGCGCAAGCCCCTTGTCGGGCTGACCGCCGAAGAGGTACGCCGTCACCAGCGACGAGTCGATTGCGTTGAGCGTCGCGGCGTCGGCGTGCCCGCCCGTCGCCTGCGCCTTGGCCTTCTCGAGATCGCCGATCGCCTGCGTGTACTTCTGCGCGTTCGCGTACGCCGTGCCTCGGATGAACAGCGTGTTGACGTTGACCTGGAGCGCCAGCGCCTTGTCGGAGAGCGCGATCGCCTGATCGTTGTTCTTTGCCTTGAGCGCGTCGACCGCGGCGTCGGCGTACGCCTTCGCCGCGACGACCTTGAAGCGATCGGGGATCGTGCCGGCGGCATCGAACGCGGCGGCCGCGCCGGCGGAGTCGTTCAGGTACGAGTCGGCGACGCCGAGCAGCGCCTGCCCGTCCTTATCGGAGGGATGACTCGCGAGATACGACTGCAGGATCGTCTTCGCGTCGGAGAACTTGTTGGCGCGGATCAGCGCGTTGGCTTGAATGAGCTGGTTCGACGACGTCCCCGTGTCGTTCACGACGCTGTTGCCGCTGAAACGCAGCTTCATCGTGTAGAAGTAGTCGCCGGCTTTGCCGTCCTTGAGCCCCGGCTTGTAGGTCGACGACCGCGCGATCTCGAGTGCGGGGGCGTCGTCGCCGTGATTCGTCGATTTCACGACGCGCGTCGTGCCGATCGTGCCGTTCTTCTTCACGAAGACCTGGATCGTCACCGCACCGCTCCCCGTCACCGGTGACGTCGCCGAACCCTGTTTGACGAGCTTGGGCGGAGTGTAGAACTGCGAGGTCTGCGCGTGCGCCGCAAACGGCGTTGCGGCGAGGGCGGCGAGCGACGATGCAGCGAGCAGGCGAGACGTCCGAACGGCCATGGTACCTCTAGTCACGTGGTGATACGGGGTGCAACGAGCAACGGAGGCCGGCGAGTTCCGCCTGCCCGCCGGCGGATCGACCGGGCGCGATTGACCGGCACCCGCGGGTTCACCTTCCGGTCAAATCGGGGCGGAGCACGACCGCACCCTCGAGGTACACGTGCTCGATCGCGTCCTGCGTCATCTCGGTGTTGATGTGCACGAGGACGCGAATGCACCGCTCCAAACGACCGGGTACCCCGATCTCGGTAAAGTTCAACAGCGGGACGAGCGTCCAGCCCATCCGGCGCGCCGCAGCCGCCGGAAACTCGGAGACGAGATCGGGCGTGACGGTGAACAGCGCCGAGCCCACGTCGGCGGGCGCGAAGCCGTTTCGTTCGACGATCGCACGCAACAATCGCTCGGTCGCATCCAAGATGAGCGCCGGCTCGTCGCGCGCGACGGTGATCGCGCCGCGGATCCCGCGCATGACGATCACGCCGGCTCCTCCTCGTCGTCGGATGCGCCCGCGATGCGGTGCAGGGCCGCGAGCTCGCGCTCGGAGACGGCGCGCGTCGCGCCCGGCGCGAGCTCGCCCAGCGAGATCGGCCCGAACCGCAGCCGCGCGAGCGCGACGACGGGATGGTCGAGCGCCTCGAACATCCGGCGGACTTGGCGGTTGCGGCCTTCGTGCAGCGTGAGGTCGACCAGCGAGACGTCGCGGCGGACCGCGACGACCCGCAACTGCGCCGGCGCGGCGCGGCCTTCTTCGAGACGCACCCCGCGCAGGATCCGCTCGACCGCGTCGGACTCGAGCCGTCCGCGCAGGGTCGCACGGTACGTCTTCTCGACGCCGTAGCGCGGATGGGTGAGGATGTTGGCGAGTTCGCCGTCGTCGGTGAGCAGCAGAACGCCGCTGGTGTCGTAATCGAGCCGTCCGACGGGGACGACGCGCGCCGCGATCCCCGCGCGCCGGATCAAATCGGCGACGGTGCGGCGACCCTCGGGATCCCGCATCGTCGTCATCACGCCGACGGGTTTGTGCAGCACGACGTACGTGTGGGCGGCGACGGGCCGGACGACGCGTCCGTCGACTTCGACGAGTGCGTCGTCGCCGACGCTCGTGCCGAGCTCGCGCACGACGCGGCCGCCGACGCGCACGCGGCCGGCGACGATCAGATCTTCCGCGCGGCGCCGCGACGCGATGCCGGCCGCCGCGAGATACTTCTGCAGTCGCAGCGCGGCCGCTACACCTTCTTGAGATCGAGCGAGGTCAGAAACTCCTCGTTCGTTTTCGTCCGGCCCAGCGCGGCATAGATGCGCTCCGAGGCTTCGAACGTTGAGACGCCGGCGAGTGCGCGGCGCAGATCGGCGACCTTGTGCGCCGCGATCTCGCTGAGCAGCTGCTCTTCGTACCAATTGGAGCTGCGGAGCAGATCGACCGGCGGATACGCGCGCACGTCGACCAGTTCGCGGGAGAGCACGATCTCCGCGTTCGCTGCGGGCGCGAGCTCTTCGAGCACCAGCGCGTCGAAAGCCGACGATCCGGCACCGATCGTCGCAACGACCGTCAGCGAACCGCCGCCTTCGACCGCGCGTGCGGTTCCGAACAGCCGCTTCGCGCGTTGGATGACGGCGGGATCGAGCTGGGCGAAGCTTCCTTTGTGATGCGCGAGGGTCGCGTACGCGCGGACGAGCCGGCTGAACGACGAGACGAGGACGACCGCGTCGCCTCCGAGTTCGGCGACGCGTTTCGCGCGCTCAAAGACGAGTTCGGCGGTTGCGACGTGGTTGTCGGCGTGCTCTTCGAAGGTCGTCGCGACCACTTCGACGTCGAGCGTGCGCTGCAAATGCGTGACCGCCTCGGGGCGCTCGTCGATCAGCAGCACGATGACCTGAGCGTCGGGGTGATGCGCTTCGATCCCCTTCGCGATGCGCAGCAGCAGCGCCGCCTCGTTGCTGCGCGGCGGTGCGATCGCGAGCGCGCGCTGGCCCTTTCCGAGCGGCGCGAACAGATCGAGCGCGCGGGTCGCGAGATCGCCGCGTCCATCAAGGGTGAAGCGCTGCGACGGCGGCTCGGCGCCGAGGTCGTCGAAGACGCGCCGGCCGGCGATCTGCTCCGGCGAGAGGCCGTTGACCGTCTCCACCTTCACGATGCCGTAGTACTTCTCGTTCTCCTTGGGACGGCGGACTTGACCCGCCACCAGATCGCCGCGGCGCAGTTCGAAGCGCCGGATCTGCGACTGCGAGATGTAGATGTCTTCGGCGCCGACCAGATAGCCGTCGCGCCGCAAGAAGCCGTACCCCTCGGGAAGGACGTCGAGGACGCCGTTGGCCTTCTCCAAGCCGCTGCGCTGCGCTTGGATCTCGACGATCTGCTTGACCAGATCGTCTTTTTTGATCTTCGTCGGATTCTCGATCTCGAAGGTCTTCGCGAGCTCGTTGAGCTCGGCTTTGCTCATCTCCGTCAACTGCTCGGCGGAAAGCAGCGGCGGTCCCACCGGCTGCGGAAACTCGGGCTGGGTGAAGACGTCCTGCTGCTGCGACGGAGCCGCGCCGTCGTTGAAGCGGTTGCGGTTCCGCCGCGAGCGGCGGCGACGGCCTCCGCCCTCGGGGCGACCGTTGTTCTGGGGACGATTGTCGAACTGCAGCGAAGTGCTCCCTCGGGGAGACGGGGCGATCCGCGCGACGGGGCCCGTCCGGCGAGGCTGCCGGGGCCGCACGTCAGCGCGCAGCGCCGAGGAACGCGAAGGTCGACGCGATACGGGACCGCGCGACGCCCCGGAGTTTAGCACACCCGCGTCACGGCGACAAGGCGCGAGGCCCGCTCACGCTGCGGCTGCCGCGCGCATAGAACCGCAGCGGCATCTCCGCCGCCTTGGTCAGTCCGATCCGCACGCTCGTTCCGATCTCGACCGGACGATCGCCGCGCGCGAGCCAGAGCGCGGGATCGCATTCGAGATCGGCGCCGTCGAACGCCGGGCCGATCGCGAACGCGCGGCACACGTTGCCCGGACCGCGAGCGAGCTCGCGATCGGGGAGCGTCCGTCCGCGCAGCGCGTGCATGGTCGTCAGCCCCGCGACCGGTTCGCACGCGCGGACCAGCGCGGCCGCGCCGATCCCGTGCGCTTCGCTGGTGATGTTGAGACACCAGTTCGCACCATAGACGAAGTAGACGTACGCGTGCAGCGGGTGACCGAACATCGCACGATTCCGCGACGTCTCGCCGCGAAAGGCGTGAGACGCCGGATCGTGCGGCAGATACGCCTCGGTTTCGACGATCCGGCCCACGAGCAGCTCGCCTTCACGCTCCCGGACGAGCAGCGTGCCGATCAGGGCGCGGGCCAAGGCGACGGTCTCGTGCGGAAGATCGGCGCGGACGAGCCGCGGCTCGAACGCCGCTCCGCCGCGCGCGCTAGGCGGCGGCGGGCTTGCGGAGGGCGATCTCGGTGCTTGCGCGCGAGGTGAGTTCGTGCGTTTCAATCGGCTCGGCGCGTTCGACGCGGACGAGCGCGAAGCCGTGCAGGACGCAGCGGGTCTTCACGTAGGCCATCGCCAGTGCCGGCGGAACCGGACGGCGGGCGTTGAGATCGTCGACGACGAGTTCGTC is a genomic window containing:
- the rho gene encoding transcription termination factor Rho, with the translated sequence MLNSGASRGPVSRRPSRSSALRADVRPRQPRRTGPVARIAPSPRGSTSLQFDNRPQNNGRPEGGGRRRRSRRNRNRFNDGAAPSQQQDVFTQPEFPQPVGPPLLSAEQLTEMSKAELNELAKTFEIENPTKIKKDDLVKQIVEIQAQRSGLEKANGVLDVLPEGYGFLRRDGYLVGAEDIYISQSQIRRFELRRGDLVAGQVRRPKENEKYYGIVKVETVNGLSPEQIAGRRVFDDLGAEPPSQRFTLDGRGDLATRALDLFAPLGKGQRALAIAPPRSNEAALLLRIAKGIEAHHPDAQVIVLLIDERPEAVTHLQRTLDVEVVATTFEEHADNHVATAELVFERAKRVAELGGDAVVLVSSFSRLVRAYATLAHHKGSFAQLDPAVIQRAKRLFGTARAVEGGGSLTVVATIGAGSSAFDALVLEELAPAANAEIVLSRELVDVRAYPPVDLLRSSNWYEEQLLSEIAAHKVADLRRALAGVSTFEASERIYAALGRTKTNEEFLTSLDLKKV
- a CDS encoding TonB family protein, with translation MASNNAPKPPVVTAERAKNFLAYGFLISIVLHLLVGPFIKFQRTQTEEEQPQKVTVVRVPTPPPTPPPTPTPKPTLPPTPPPKSTPPPKQTPAPQQPKIKINTQKTETKSNTGPTETTNKYTTGNTQGIPQGQGTAAPSTAPPATPAPATATPRPTPTPLACARPNVPAGTDHAVEPDMPAMAQQQGVQGDVQVVVSLNENDKVTNASVRSSPSALLNQAALSAARQSTFHTEIRDCKKIAADYIFVVTFSSQ
- a CDS encoding tetratricopeptide repeat protein, with the protein product MAVRTSRLLAASSLAALAATPFAAHAQTSQFYTPPKLVKQGSATSPVTGSGAVTIQVFVKKNGTIGTTRVVKSTNHGDDAPALEIARSSTYKPGLKDGKAGDYFYTMKLRFSGNSVVNDTGTSSNQLIQANALIRANKFSDAKTILQSYLASHPSDKDGQALLGVADSYLNDSAGAAAAFDAAGTIPDRFKVVAAKAYADAAVDALKAKNNDQAIALSDKALALQVNVNTLFIRGTAYANAQKYTQAIGDLEKAKAQATGGHADAATLNAIDSSLVTAYLFGGQPDKGLALAQELKRRDPSNTRVDDAIASYYNQQAVAAVKAGRKADAVAMLEKAAQSTPSQAPVLYVQAANLLAQGDKPDWKAVKAEADKALAINASDPHANYVAGIALANQSDTKNAIAYLQKAKANAPASDTQFNADIDTALKKLGAAK
- a CDS encoding pseudouridine synthase, translated to MRLQKYLAAAGIASRRRAEDLIVAGRVRVGGRVVRELGTSVGDDALVEVDGRVVRPVAAHTYVVLHKPVGVMTTMRDPEGRRTVADLIRRAGIAARVVPVGRLDYDTSGVLLLTDDGELANILTHPRYGVEKTYRATLRGRLESDAVERILRGVRLEEGRAAPAQLRVVAVRRDVSLVDLTLHEGRNRQVRRMFEALDHPVVALARLRFGPISLGELAPGATRAVSERELAALHRIAGASDDEEEPA
- a CDS encoding MotA/TolQ/ExbB proton channel family protein — translated: MDIFSGFLTTINQGGFAMYALLVLSIVAVAIVIERLLFFSSQHSDSKGLLKAIGDRIAADDLPGAITICRQNKGMLPKILEFGLQRGEKNRADITDALSIALMENLNSLERNLGVIGTIAVIAPFVGLFGTVLGIIRAFQDIALKGNSTPAVVAAGVSEALITTAAGLFVAVVSVIFFNYFKTRIKAYNQEMIVASNQLAEMLHFHNTGAAIPTDLYQPAK
- a CDS encoding ExbD/TolR family protein codes for the protein MAVTTGQGEEEVMSTINITPFTDVLLVLLIIFIILASVIKEPKLPDAKNKTKVHPSQIVVLVDEKNRVQIGSSVVNETEAKQQFAQLVKSTGSGLKTVIIKADPKASFGTILRVMDAAKSANLTTFGLANHIEGLPEGQTGG
- a CDS encoding ExbD/TolR family protein; translated protein: MSMVSASQDDEVMAEINITPFTDVLLVLLIIFMILAALSAPPGFEKQLPDKNDNTPQQQQKKTDDIEVLVNETGVIYIDGKRTDVQHIYADMSDVQHRKGNKHVSLTADVKAPYGTIIRILDAAKIAGLEDVGFVTS
- a CDS encoding DNA-3-methyladenine glycosylase, which translates into the protein MKRTNSPRAQAPRSPSASPPPPSARGGAAFEPRLVRADLPHETVALARALIGTLLVREREGELLVGRIVETEAYLPHDPASHAFRGETSRNRAMFGHPLHAYVYFVYGANWCLNITSEAHGIGAAALVRACEPVAGLTTMHALRGRTLPDRELARGPGNVCRAFAIGPAFDGADLECDPALWLARGDRPVEIGTSVRIGLTKAAEMPLRFYARGSRSVSGPRALSP
- the aroH gene encoding chorismate mutase — translated: MRGIRGAITVARDEPALILDATERLLRAIVERNGFAPADVGSALFTVTPDLVSEFPAAAARRMGWTLVPLLNFTEIGVPGRLERCIRVLVHINTEMTQDAIEHVYLEGAVVLRPDLTGR
- a CDS encoding PilZ domain-containing protein — its product is MSDARSHRRLNDAPLLVSYTIGDEFAAALTQTYDIGLGGLAMFSAAELAAGQALRLELELRGDPRPPLRLTGDVRWCRFDPLLGTHRIGVEFTDRTPEQESQLLGYIDMMYKLRDLGVL